The genomic window ACTACGCTTGCATCATCGTTTACATCTTTCAGCACACCTTTTTTCTCAAAGCAATATACTAAATGTGTTTCATAAACGCTCGACATAGCCACCGCCACTGCTGATGCAATAGTATCCGCATTGGTATTCAGCAATTGAGTTTCTCCATCGTGGGTGATGGCACATAAAACAGGAGTTAAACCTGCTTTTAACAAGCTATCCAACATGGTTGAAGACACAGAATTTTCATCTAAATCGCCGACAAAACCATAGTCAATTTCCTTAACAGGTCTTTTCTTTGCTTTAATGATGTTGCCGTCTGCACCGGTTAAACCAATGGCGTTATTGCCTTTAGCCTGTAATTGGGCCACCATATTTTTGTTGATTAACCCTGCATACACCATTGTAACCACACGCAAAGTATCAATATCGGTAATCCTCCTTCCGTCAATCATTTTCGCTTCAATGCCCATAGCCGCACTGGTTTCTGTCGCTATTTTTCCACCACCATGAATTAAAATTTTTGGTCCATCGAGGGAGGTAAAATCTTGCAAGAAATGATGTAGGTTTTCGGAGTTGTCAATAACGTTTCCGCCTATTTTGATGATGGTTAGTTTTTGCATATGTCAATTGTTAAATTGCTCTATTGTATTATTGTTGAAAATAGCAAATTCAACTGTATCTACCTTATTCTGACCAAACTGCTAATTCATAGCCATCAGGGTCGGTAAATTGGAAACGTCTACCGCCTGGAAAGCTAAATATATCTTGAACAATAATTCCGCCAGCAGCCAATACTCTTTCTCTAGTTTCTTCAAGGTTTGAAGAGTAAAGCACTACCAAAATAGTTCCGTTAACGGGTTTGCCTGTGGTAAATCCGCCATCAACGTACTCACCTTCAAATGATGTATAGTCTGGGCCATAATCTGTAAACTTCCAGTCAAAGCATTTGCTGTAGAAATCCTTAGCTCGGTTGACATCTGCCGATAAGAATTCGATGTATTGTATCTGTTCGTGTTTTAGTTTTTGCATGGTTGTTTCACGTCATTGCGAGGCACGAAGCAATCTTAAAGCGATTGCTAGATCAACCTACATTAATCTAATGTCTCAAATAAATCTAACCAATATGGATTTAGACTTTTCACTAATTCTATTTTTTGTTCTCTACTTCCTCTTATTCTTTTTTCTTCATCTATAGCTTCCTCAATATTAGGGAAAAATTGGAAGTAAACGAGTTTATAACACTTATATCTTGAGGTAAAACTTGTTGGATAAACACTGTTTTTATGTTGCCAAATTCTATCTCTCAAATTGGAGGTTACTCCGGTATAGTACACATTGTTAAAATCGTTTGTCATAATGTAAACACAACCACCTCTTTGCATAAAAAGATAAATTTACTGACCCATAGTTGTAAGATTGCTTCGTTCCTCGCAATGACGGGGATAATTTACAAGTTTTCCAACATTGCTTTCAACACCGCCTGTGCAGACCATAATCTATTCCCTGCTTCGTGGATTACCAATGAGTTTGGTCCATCTAATATCTCAGAAGATAATTCTAAATCACGGCGAACAGGTAAACAGTGCATTACTTTTGCATTGTTGGTTAATTTTAGCTTTTCGTTATCCATCATCCATCCCTCTGGAAAATCTAACAACTTGCCGTACTCTTTGTAGCTACTCCAGTTTTTCACATAAACATAATCAGCATCGGCGATAGCTTCATCTAAGTTATGAGAAATTTTAGCGCCAGGAGTAAAACCTTCTTCCAGTTCAAAACCTTCTGGTTGCGCAATGGTAAAATCTAACATTTCTTCTGCTTGCGCTTTGCACATCCACTCGGCAAAAGAATTTGGCACTGCTTGTGGCAAAGGTTTAATGTGTGGTGCCCAAGCTAAAACTACTTTTGGAAGCCCCCTTCCAGCCTCCCCAAAAGAGAGAGGAGTTTGCGCTTCAGCAAGTTTAAGCGAGTTGCTACTCCCTTCCCTTTGGGAAGGGTTGGGGATGGGCTTCCACGTTTCTGTAATGGTAACCAAATCTGCCAAACTTTGTAAAGGATGTCTGGTAGCGCTTTCTAAGCTTACCACAGGCACGCCACAAAATTTCACAAACTTATTGAAAAACTGTTCGTTATAATCTTCTTCTCTGTT from Pedobacter sp. SL55 includes these protein-coding regions:
- a CDS encoding VOC family protein translates to MQKLKHEQIQYIEFLSADVNRAKDFYSKCFDWKFTDYGPDYTSFEGEYVDGGFTTGKPVNGTILVVLYSSNLEETRERVLAAGGIIVQDIFSFPGGRRFQFTDPDGYELAVWSE
- a CDS encoding GIY-YIG nuclease family protein; amino-acid sequence: MQRGGCVYIMTNDFNNVYYTGVTSNLRDRIWQHKNSVYPTSFTSRYKCYKLVYFQFFPNIEEAIDEEKRIRGSREQKIELVKSLNPYWLDLFETLD
- the argB gene encoding acetylglutamate kinase — translated: MQKLTIIKIGGNVIDNSENLHHFLQDFTSLDGPKILIHGGGKIATETSAAMGIEAKMIDGRRITDIDTLRVVTMVYAGLINKNMVAQLQAKGNNAIGLTGADGNIIKAKKRPVKEIDYGFVGDLDENSVSSTMLDSLLKAGLTPVLCAITHDGETQLLNTNADTIASAVAVAMSSVYETHLVYCFEKKGVLKDVNDDASVVREIRSADFEPLKADGTIAGGMIPKLQNAFEAINKGVTSVFIGKADELAEIAKGNFGTKLSP
- a CDS encoding acetylornithine carbamoyltransferase: MKLFSSVHDVQDIKQLVASALALKASPYAHSDLGKNKTLGLVFMNPSLRTRLSTQKAALNLGMNVMVMNMDKEGWALETQDGVIMNGTTVEHIREAAAVMGEYCDILGLRSFPKLQNREEDYNEQFFNKFVKFCGVPVVSLESATRHPLQSLADLVTITETWKPIPNPSQREGSSNSLKLAEAQTPLSFGEAGRGLPKVVLAWAPHIKPLPQAVPNSFAEWMCKAQAEEMLDFTIAQPEGFELEEGFTPGAKISHNLDEAIADADYVYVKNWSSYKEYGKLLDFPEGWMMDNEKLKLTNNAKVMHCLPVRRDLELSSEILDGPNSLVIHEAGNRLWSAQAVLKAMLENL